One stretch of Oncorhynchus tshawytscha isolate Ot180627B linkage group LG21, Otsh_v2.0, whole genome shotgun sequence DNA includes these proteins:
- the LOC112221176 gene encoding seipin isoform X1: MDTGTEPMGTGGHHGSGDPVGPALLWLQDTVTTVTLQARQRVLQGALLLCALGLLLWTAIFLYGSFYYSYMPLATYSTPVHYYYRTDCDSSASLLCSFPTANVSLLRNGKNQVMTYGQPYRISLELEMPESPANQELGMFMVKMFCYSGQGQTVTSSARSVRQLSSSSRFTMLRYRSGLLQTLGTLFLIPFFLAGTADQKQLVEVELFSEYREDSYAPSIGAIIEIQSQRVQIYSANLYIHAHFTGIRYFLYNFPTLSAVMGVASNLSFLSVLLLFSYLRLIWGRFINPQKVRDRINLHRRLAGSDESEDTEHLQDYQDDTTGIKNSSSDALLEAHQITATHLNQKEESILKADGGEMDIRHGRFQSEIDEEEIIAEEEGENMGMSLDPELEGSFETAKQPDSIPSRLTGTSTCVIS, encoded by the exons ATGGACACAGGAACTGAACCTATGGGCACCGGAGGTCATCATGGGTCAGGTGACCCAGTTGGACCGGCGCTGCTCTGGCTCCAGGACACTGTTACCACGGTAACACTGCAGGCGCGTCAGAGGGTGTTACAGGGAGCGTTGTTACTGTGTGCTCTGGGACTGTTACTATGGACCGCCATCTTCCTCTACGGGAGCTTCTACTACTCCTACATGCCCCTAGCTACCTACAGTACacctgtccactactactacag GACGGACTGTGACTCCTCAgcttctcttctctgctccttCCCCACCGCCAACGTATCTCTCCTGAGGAATGGCAAGAACCAG GTGATGACATACGGCCAGCCCTATCGGATCTCTCTGGAGCTGGAGATGCCCGAGTCGCCAGCCAATCAGGAGTTAGGAATGTTCATGGTCAAGATGTTCTGTTACTCCGGACAGGGGCAAACTGTGACCTCTTCAGCACGATCT GTAAGGCAGCTCAGCTCCAGCTCTCGCTTT ACAATGCTGCGGTATCGCTCCGGCCTGCTCCAGACTCTGGGAACACTGTTTCTCATCCCGTTCTTCCTGGCTGGAACGGCTGACCAGAAACAGTTGGTAGAGGTGGAGCTCTTCTCCGAATACAGAGAGGATTCT tATGCCCCATCTATAGGAGCCATCATTGAAATCCAGTCTCAAAGGGTGCAGATCTACTCAGCAAATCTCTACATTCACGCTCACTTCACTGGCATAAG gTACTTCCTGTACAACTTCCCGACACTGTCAGCAGTAATGGGTGTGGCCAGTAACTTGTCCTTCCTcagtgtcctcctcctcttcagctaCCTGAGGCTCATCTGGGGCCGATTTATCAACCCCCAAAAG gtgaGAGATAGGATTAATCTTCATCGGAGGCTAGCCGGGAGCGATGAGAGCGAGGACACTGAACACCTACAAGATTACCAGGATGACACTACAG GAATCAAGAATTCTTCATCGGATGCACTACTGGAGGCACATCAGATTACAGCAACCCATCTGAACCAGAAGGAAGAGTCCATTCTCAAAGCAGATGGGGGGGAGATGGACATCAGACATGGAAGGTTTCAGAGTGAGATAGATGAAGAAGAGATCATTgctgaggaagagggggagaataTGGGCATGTCTCTTGACCCAGAGTTGGAAGGGTCGTTTGAGACAGCAAAGCagccagacagcatccccagcagACTGACTGGAACCTCAACCTGTGTGATATCCTGA
- the LOC112221176 gene encoding seipin isoform X2, which yields MDTGTEPMGTGGHHGSGDPVGPALLWLQDTVTTVTLQARQRVLQGALLLCALGLLLWTAIFLYGSFYYSYMPLATYSTPVHYYYRTDCDSSASLLCSFPTANVSLLRNGKNQVMTYGQPYRISLELEMPESPANQELGMFMVKMFCYSGQGQTVTSSARSTMLRYRSGLLQTLGTLFLIPFFLAGTADQKQLVEVELFSEYREDSYAPSIGAIIEIQSQRVQIYSANLYIHAHFTGIRYFLYNFPTLSAVMGVASNLSFLSVLLLFSYLRLIWGRFINPQKVRDRINLHRRLAGSDESEDTEHLQDYQDDTTGIKNSSSDALLEAHQITATHLNQKEESILKADGGEMDIRHGRFQSEIDEEEIIAEEEGENMGMSLDPELEGSFETAKQPDSIPSRLTGTSTCVIS from the exons ATGGACACAGGAACTGAACCTATGGGCACCGGAGGTCATCATGGGTCAGGTGACCCAGTTGGACCGGCGCTGCTCTGGCTCCAGGACACTGTTACCACGGTAACACTGCAGGCGCGTCAGAGGGTGTTACAGGGAGCGTTGTTACTGTGTGCTCTGGGACTGTTACTATGGACCGCCATCTTCCTCTACGGGAGCTTCTACTACTCCTACATGCCCCTAGCTACCTACAGTACacctgtccactactactacag GACGGACTGTGACTCCTCAgcttctcttctctgctccttCCCCACCGCCAACGTATCTCTCCTGAGGAATGGCAAGAACCAG GTGATGACATACGGCCAGCCCTATCGGATCTCTCTGGAGCTGGAGATGCCCGAGTCGCCAGCCAATCAGGAGTTAGGAATGTTCATGGTCAAGATGTTCTGTTACTCCGGACAGGGGCAAACTGTGACCTCTTCAGCACGATCT ACAATGCTGCGGTATCGCTCCGGCCTGCTCCAGACTCTGGGAACACTGTTTCTCATCCCGTTCTTCCTGGCTGGAACGGCTGACCAGAAACAGTTGGTAGAGGTGGAGCTCTTCTCCGAATACAGAGAGGATTCT tATGCCCCATCTATAGGAGCCATCATTGAAATCCAGTCTCAAAGGGTGCAGATCTACTCAGCAAATCTCTACATTCACGCTCACTTCACTGGCATAAG gTACTTCCTGTACAACTTCCCGACACTGTCAGCAGTAATGGGTGTGGCCAGTAACTTGTCCTTCCTcagtgtcctcctcctcttcagctaCCTGAGGCTCATCTGGGGCCGATTTATCAACCCCCAAAAG gtgaGAGATAGGATTAATCTTCATCGGAGGCTAGCCGGGAGCGATGAGAGCGAGGACACTGAACACCTACAAGATTACCAGGATGACACTACAG GAATCAAGAATTCTTCATCGGATGCACTACTGGAGGCACATCAGATTACAGCAACCCATCTGAACCAGAAGGAAGAGTCCATTCTCAAAGCAGATGGGGGGGAGATGGACATCAGACATGGAAGGTTTCAGAGTGAGATAGATGAAGAAGAGATCATTgctgaggaagagggggagaataTGGGCATGTCTCTTGACCCAGAGTTGGAAGGGTCGTTTGAGACAGCAAAGCagccagacagcatccccagcagACTGACTGGAACCTCAACCTGTGTGATATCCTGA